Proteins encoded within one genomic window of Amycolatopsis nigrescens CSC17Ta-90:
- a CDS encoding TetR/AcrR family transcriptional regulator, with translation MPTEPRPLRRDARRNRELLIAAAREIFGSKGLDAPLDEVARRAGVAIGTLYNRFPTRIELVEAAFSDLFDQAAAIAEEAAAIEDPWQAFVFFLERTCELQAMDRGYAELCTRPLPDAPLLEAGKTRSVQVLSGIIDRAKEAGRLRADFRLEDAALAFTGTTGTATYGVEPEAWRRHLAFLLDGFRAENAHPLP, from the coding sequence ATGCCCACCGAACCGCGTCCCCTGCGCCGGGACGCGCGGCGCAACCGCGAGCTGCTGATCGCGGCCGCCAGGGAGATCTTCGGCAGCAAGGGCCTGGACGCGCCGCTGGACGAGGTGGCCCGGCGGGCCGGGGTGGCCATCGGCACCCTGTACAACCGGTTCCCGACCAGGATCGAACTGGTCGAAGCCGCCTTCAGCGACCTGTTCGACCAGGCGGCGGCGATCGCCGAGGAAGCCGCCGCGATCGAGGATCCATGGCAGGCGTTCGTGTTCTTCCTGGAACGGACCTGCGAGCTGCAGGCGATGGACCGGGGTTACGCCGAGCTCTGCACCCGTCCCCTGCCGGACGCTCCCCTGCTGGAGGCCGGCAAGACCCGCAGCGTGCAGGTGCTGTCCGGGATCATCGACAGGGCCAAGGAGGCCGGGCGGCTACGGGCCGACTTCCGGCTGGAGGATGCCGCACTCGCCTTCACCGGCACCACGGGCACCGCGACCTACGGCGTCGAACCGGAGGCGTGGCGGCGCCATCTGGCCTTCCTGCTCGACGGCTTCCGCGCGGAGAACGCCCATCCCCTGCCCTGA
- a CDS encoding alpha/beta hydrolase — protein MVSRRGLLLGGAAVALSAGGCAREPEPERQPGPPAGPPPPARVRLTEPVTVERVHSAARGADLDLVLVAPEGVPTAGLPVCVALHGRGSNARMFLELGLPAALTEAVRAGMPPFAVAAVDGAHYWVTDSAGDDPQRMLNTELPGWLARRDLRPDPVAAFGISMGGFGALRYARDHDGLRAVAVCSPALFVSWNDAKARKVFIDRPHWERDEPLLHIDELKPVPVGVWCGTFDPFIKATRKFVQTAHPAETGLSPGAHNEKYWKRVLPDIVRFVGGEIATLP, from the coding sequence GTGGTCTCCCGGCGCGGGCTCCTGCTCGGCGGTGCAGCGGTGGCGCTGTCCGCGGGCGGCTGCGCGCGCGAACCCGAGCCGGAGCGGCAGCCGGGGCCTCCGGCGGGCCCGCCGCCACCGGCCAGGGTCCGGCTGACCGAGCCGGTCACCGTCGAACGGGTGCACTCGGCGGCCCGCGGTGCGGACCTGGACCTGGTGCTGGTCGCTCCGGAAGGAGTGCCGACGGCCGGTCTGCCGGTGTGCGTCGCGTTGCACGGTCGGGGTTCGAACGCCCGGATGTTCCTCGAACTCGGCCTGCCGGCGGCGCTGACCGAGGCGGTGCGGGCCGGGATGCCGCCGTTCGCGGTGGCCGCCGTGGACGGCGCGCACTACTGGGTTACCGACTCCGCCGGTGACGATCCGCAGCGGATGCTGAACACCGAATTGCCCGGCTGGTTGGCGCGCCGCGATCTGAGGCCGGATCCGGTGGCCGCCTTCGGCATCTCGATGGGCGGGTTCGGCGCGCTGCGCTACGCCCGCGACCACGACGGCCTGCGCGCGGTCGCGGTGTGCAGCCCGGCGCTGTTCGTCAGCTGGAACGACGCGAAGGCGCGCAAGGTTTTCATCGACCGTCCGCACTGGGAGCGCGACGAGCCGCTGCTGCACATCGACGAGCTGAAGCCGGTGCCGGTCGGGGTCTGGTGCGGCACCTTCGACCCGTTCATCAAGGCCACCCGCAAGTTCGTGCAGACCGCGCACCCCGCCGAGACGGGGCTTTCGCCGGGTGCGCACAACGAGAAGTACTGGAAGCGCGTGCTGCCCGACATCGTGCGCTTCGTCGGCGGCGAAATCGCCACCCTGCCCTGA
- the rbfA gene encoding 30S ribosome-binding factor RbfA — MADPARARKLAKRISQIVASAIEHEIKDPRLNYVTITDTKITADLHDATVYYTVLGEKLDAEPDLNAAAAALESARGVLRSKVGQGTGVRYTPTLTFVADNIPEDAKRIEDLLAKAREADAEVARRASGAQPAGDPDPYRAPREEVDEDSLAEPESRG, encoded by the coding sequence ATGGCCGACCCGGCTCGCGCACGCAAGCTGGCCAAGCGGATCTCGCAGATCGTGGCCTCCGCGATCGAGCACGAGATCAAGGACCCGCGGCTGAACTACGTGACGATCACGGACACCAAGATCACCGCGGACCTGCACGACGCCACCGTGTACTACACCGTGCTCGGCGAGAAGCTGGACGCGGAGCCCGACCTCAACGCGGCCGCGGCCGCGCTGGAGTCCGCGCGCGGGGTGCTGCGCAGCAAGGTGGGACAGGGCACCGGGGTCCGGTACACGCCGACCCTGACCTTCGTTGCGGACAACATCCCCGAGGACGCCAAGCGGATCGAAGATCTGCTGGCCAAGGCGAGGGAGGCGGACGCCGAGGTGGCGCGCCGCGCCAGCGGCGCACAGCCGGCCGGCGACCCGGACCCGTATCGGGCACCTCGCGAAGAGGTGGACGAGGACTCGCTCGCCGAGCCCGAGTCACGCGGATAG
- a CDS encoding DUF503 domain-containing protein has protein sequence MFVGALELDVLLGDVHSLKQKRSVVRPVLAELRKRFEVSVAEAGHLDLHRRALIGAAVVAADGEHVRDVLDAVERFVAGRPELEFLSAHRRLLGPED, from the coding sequence ATGTTCGTTGGTGCGCTCGAGCTGGACGTTCTGCTCGGCGATGTTCACTCACTCAAGCAGAAACGTTCGGTGGTCCGGCCGGTGCTGGCCGAGCTGCGCAAGCGGTTCGAGGTGTCGGTGGCCGAGGCGGGCCATCTCGACCTGCACCGCCGGGCGCTGATCGGGGCCGCCGTGGTTGCCGCCGACGGTGAGCACGTCCGGGACGTGCTGGACGCGGTCGAGCGGTTCGTCGCGGGCAGGCCGGAGCTGGAGTTCCTCTCCGCCCACCGCCGGCTGCTCGGACCTGAAGACTAA